The stretch of DNA GCGACGCCCATCCCGAACTGACCTACGCCCTGGACGTCGACAAGGCGTGCGAGGACGCCGACCTGGTCCTGCATCTCACCGACTGGCCCGAGTACCGGGACATCGACCCCGCGGCACTCGCCACCCTCGTGCGCTCCCCCGTCCTCCTGGACGCCCGCAACAGCCTGGACGCCGGGTCCTGGTCGGCGGCCGGCTGGGCCGTGCACGCCCCGGGCCGCCCACGGCTCTGCGCGCCCGCTCCTTCGAAGGCCGAGACCGCCGCGCTCGCCGGAGGTGCGTCATGAGGGTCGTGGTGACGGGCGGCGGCGGGTTCGTCGGCTCCCATCTGTGCGAGGCCCTGCTGCGCAGAGGCGACACGGTCTACTGCCTGGACAACTTCTGCACCGGTGAACCGGAGAACGTCGCCCATCTGCGCGACGCGCCCCGCTTCCGGCTGGTCCGCGCCGACGTGACGACGCCCTTCGACGTGCCGGGCCCGGTGGACGCCGTGGCCCATCTCGCGAGCCCCGCGTCACCGCCGGACTACCACCGGCTCGCCGTGGAGACCCTGGCCGTCGGCAGCCGCGGCACCGAGAACGCCCTGCGCCTGGCCCGGCGGCACGGCGCCCGGTTCCTGCTCACCTCCACCAGCGAGGTCTACGGCGACCCCGAGGTCCATCCGCAGCCCGAGGAGTACTGGGGCCACGTCAATCCGGTCGGCCCGCGCAGCGTCTACGACGAGGCCAAGCGGTTCGCGGAGGCGCTGTCCATGGCGTACCGGCGCAGCCACGGCGTCGACGTGGGCATCGTACGGATCTTCAACACCTACGGCCCCCGGATGCGGCCGCACGACGGACGCGTGGTCTCCACCTTCGTCCGCCAGGCCCTGGCGGGCAGGCCGCTGACGCTCTACGGCGACGGCAGCCAGACCCGCAGCTTCTGCTACGTCGACGACCTCGTCCGTGGCCTCGTCGCGATGCTCGACAGCGACCGCGGCGGTCCGGTGAACCTGGGCAACCCCAGCGAGCGCACCGTCCGCGAACTGGCGGAACTCGTGCTGCGCATCACCGGATCGCCGTCGCGGATCGCGTACCGCCCGCTGCCCGTCGACGATCCGGCCCGCCGCCGCCCGGTGATCAACCGGGCCGTGGAGCAGCTCGGCTGGATGCCCCGGGTCCCGCTCGACGAGGGCCTGCGGCACACGGTGGCGTGGTTCACCGCGCGGTCGGCGCCGCGGCGCACGCGTATGCCGGTGGAGGCCTGATCCCCATGACCGGGAAAGCCGCGACCTCCGCCGTCGGGCGCCTCACCGCCCCCGGCGTCCTCACCGCCGCGATCGCGCTGATCGGCGCGAGCGGCTGTGCGGCCACGCCGCACTACGCCCCTTCGGCCGACACCAGCACGTACTACGTCAGCCCCGAAGGGGACGACCAGAACGAGGGTTCCTCGCCGGGGCAGGCCTGGCGTTCCCTCGCCCGTGCCGAACGCGTGGCGCTCGAACCCGGCGACCGGCTGCTTCTGGAGGGCGGCGCACGGTTCACCGGCACCATCACCCTGGGCAGTGCCGAAGCAGGCCGTGCGGACCGGCCCGTGGTGGTCGGTTCGTACGGCGACGGCCGTGCGACGGTTGATGCCGAGGGCTCCCCCGGCATCTCCGTGCACAACACCGCGGGCGTGGAGATCCGCGACCTCACCGTCACCGGGGATCGCGCCTCCTACGCCCGCGATGGTGGCATCAACCTCCACGCCGACCGTCCCGGCGGCGGAAAGCTGGACCGTGTCTCCGTCTCCGACGTGACCGTCTCCGGATTCCAGGTGGGCATCGCGGTCGGCGGCGTCGAGAAGGGCAACGGCTTCAAGAACGTGACGATCCGTCAGGCCCAGCTGCACGGCAACAAGGACGCCGGCCTCCTGACGTACGGCCCCGCGTTCGAACCCGGTCAACCGGCCTACGCGCACGAGGACTTCGACATCTCGGACGTCGACGCGTACCGGAACACCGGTGATCCCGGCGCGGACGACCGGCACACCGGTGACGGCATCATCCTCGGTGCCGTGCGCCACGCCACGGTGCGCGACTCCAGCGCCCACGACAACGGATCGAGGTCGTCCGGCGAGGCGCCTTCGGGTCCGGTGGGAATCTGGGCGTACGACGCCAAGGACGTGGTCCTTGAGCACAACACCGCCTACCGCAACCACACGGGATCCAAGGTCGACGGCGCCGGGTTCGGCTTCGACGAGAACGTCTCGGACTCGACGATGCAGTACAACCTGGCGTTCCACAACGACGGCCCCGGCTTCTACGCGTACACCCGCAAGGTGAACGGCGCGCACACCGACAACACGATCCGCTACAACATCACCTCCGACGACGGCCGCAAGCTGCCGCGCTTCGGCGGGCTCGCCGTCTACGGCCATGACGTGCGGAACCTGCGGATCTACCAGAACACCGTGGTGATGACGGCCCTGGAGAACGGGAAGAGCGGGCCGGCCCTGCGCCTGATGGACGGCCAGACAGGAGTCACCGTCCGCAACAACACCTTCGTCACCGACGGCTCTCCGCTGGCCCTGGCGGACCAGGGACTCACCGCCAAGAACGTCCTCGTGCAGGGCAACAACTACCGTGCCCCGCAAGGACAGTGGGCGGTGCAGTGGGGCGACCACGCCTACACCGGTCTCGACGCCTGGCGGAAGGCGACCGGCCAGGAACGCGTCGAAGGACGGCCCTCCGGCCTGACCGTCGACCCGTGTCTCGCCGGAGGCGAGCTGCCGTCCATCACCTCCCCCGATGACGCGCACCTGTTCGCCCCGGACTGCGCCGCTCTCGCGGACAAGGGCCTCGATCTGCGGAAGCTGTTCGGCATCGACCCCGGATCCGTCGACTACTTCGGCCGGCCCGTCGGTACGCCTCCGCCGGTCGGGGCCGCGCTGCCCACGCCGGACTGAAGAGGACCGAAGTGGGCTGACGCGGGCCGAAGATGCAGGCCTCCACCGCCCAGGCCTACGATCGAAGAGAGCGAGACCCCGGGATGACGCGTGATTCTCGGCCGGGTGTCCCTGCCACGCAGGGAGGCGCTTTGCCATTGCTTCGGGCACACCCTCGGGTCCCACCACGGGCACGTCGGCTCATGGCCGCCTACGTCGTCCTGGTCGTCGCTCTCACCACCGTGTACATGACGCTCCCGGGCCTGTGCGCCGCTCTCTGGGCCCTCATCGGCCTCGGTGGCGTCGCGGCCGTGCTCGTCGGTGTGCGCGTCCACCGTCCCGAGCACCGCTGGCCGTGGTGGGTGCTCGCGGCCGGGCTGCTCGCGTTCGCCGCGGGCGACACGTACTACAACGTGGTCGAGCAGTACTTCCAGGCGTCGAATCCCTTCCCTTCCCCGGCGGACGCCTGCTATCTCGCGGTGTATCCGCTCCTGGCCGCCGGCCTCTTCGGCCTCGTCCGCTACCGCTGGGCGGGCCGCGACCTGCCGAGTCTCCTCGACGCGCTGATCATCACCGGCGGGCTCGCGCTGCCCGTCTGGGTCTACCTCGTCCAGCCGCTCACCGAGGTCGAGGGCATGACCTGGACGCAGCGCGCCATCAGCATCGCCTACCCCCTGGGCGACGTCCTGGTCCTGGCCCTCCTCGCCCGGCTGCTCACCCCGGGCTTCGCGACCGGCCGCAATCCCGCCGTACGCCTGCTCGTGCTCGGCACGTTCACCCTGCTCGCCTTCGACATCGCGTACGGGATTCTGCAGCTCAACGGGTTGTGGCAGACCGGCACGCTTCTGGACATGGGCTGGATCGTCTTCTACACGGCGTGGGGCCTTGCCGCGCTGCACCCCTCGATGGTCGAACTGACCGCGTACACGCACCAGCGTCAGTCCCTGCTCCCGCCGCCGCGCAGACTCGTGCTCCTCGCCGCGGCCACCCTCATCGCCCCGGCGATCCTGCTCACGGAGGGCCTGCTCGACAGTGCCCACGACGCGGCCGTGATCGCCGCCTTCTCCGGCACCCTGTTCCTTCTGGTGATCCTGCGGCTCGCGGGCATGGTCGTGGTGCACCGCAAGGCCGTGGACCGCGAGCTGGCACTGCGTGGCGCGGCCGCCTCGCTGGTCTCGGCGAACACCGCGGAGGAGATCACCGGGACCTGCGAGACGACGGTCGCCGCGCTCTCCGGTCCCGGAACCCTGCCCGGGACCCTGCTCCTGGAGCCGGGCGACTGCCTGCCGGCGGTCCCCTACGCCGCACTCGACCTGCGCCGCACGCGTCTGGTCCGGGCCGCCACCCTCGGTCCGGAGATCGCGGCCCGTCTGGGGGCCTCGCAGTGCGCGCTGGTGTGCCCGATGATCCAGCGCGACCGTCCGGCCGGGGAGGAGCCGCCGGGGGTACTGATCGCGGGAGGCTCCGAGAAGCAGCTCACCGAGATCTGGGGCTCCCTGGAGATCCTCGCCTCGCACGCGGGCCTGGCCAAGGAGCGCATCGCGCTGCGGCAGGAGATCATCCGCCGGGAGAGCGAGGCGTACTTCCGCACGTTGGTGCGCAACGCCTCCGACGTCATCCTCATCGTCGACGACGACGACACCGTCCGGTACGCGAGCCCGTCCGCGCAGGCCGTCTTCGGGGACGTCCGGCTGATCGGGGCCGGACTGCCGGAGCTGGTGGACCCACGGGACAGGGACCGGGCCACGCGGGTGCTCGCGGCGATGCGCGGCGGCGAACAGCGGGAGCCCCACGACTACTGGTGGATGCCGCGGGGAGCCGGGCGCATCGAGGTGGAGGTGCGGTGCAGCGATCTGCGCCGGGACCCGACCGTGCGGGGGCTCGTGGTCACCCTGCGGGACGTGACCGAGCAGCGTCAGCTGGAGCACGAGCTCACCCAGCGGGCCTTCCACGACGCGCTGACCGGCCTTCCCAACCGGACGCTGCTCCTGGAGCGCATCGAGCGCGCGCTGCTGCGCGGCCGCCGGGAGTCGACGCTGACGTGCGTGCTCTTCGTCGACCTCGACGACTTCAAGGTCGTCAACGACACGCTGGGGCACTCGGTCGGCGACCGGCTGCTCGTCGCCGTCGGTTCCCGCCTCTCGCGGACGCTGCGTCGCAGCGACACCGCGGCCCGCCTCGGCGGCGACGAGTTCGCCGTCCTGATGGAGGACGCCAAGGAGCCCGTCGACGCCGAGATCCTGGCCGCGCAGATGGTGCAGGCACTCAGCAGGCCCTTCCAGCTGTCCGGCGACAGCGTGAGCGTCTCGGCGAGCGTGGGCGTGGCCACGGCCGTGGACAGCGTGAATGCCGAGGAACTCCTCGCCCACGCCGACCTCGCGCTGTACGCCGCCAAGGCCTCGGGAAAGCGTCAGTGGCGCCGCTTCCAGCAGCGGCTGCACGTACGCATGCTGGAGCGGCACGACCTGCAGGCGAGTCTGGACCGGGCGATCGCCGACAAGGAGTTCGCACTGCGCTATCAGCCCGTCGTGGACATCGGCCCGAACGGCAGCCCGGCGGGCGGTGCGCCGCACGCCGCCGAGATCGTCGGATTCGAGGCGCTGACCCGCTGGCCGCACCCCCGGCGCGGCCTGGTGCCGCCGCAGCAGTTCATCCCGCTCGCCGAGGAGACCGGGCACATCACGCCGCTCGGCGCCTGGGTCCTCGGCAGCGCCGCAGCGGACATCGCCGGACTGCAGAGCGCGGGCGCCTCTTCTGGCCGCCACCCCTACATCAGCGTCAACGTGTCCGCGCGGCAGTTCCGCGACCCGGGCTTCCTCGACGAGGTGCAAGGCGCCCTGGCGACTCCCGGACTCGCCCCGGGTTCCCTGCAGCTGGAGCTCACCGAGACCGTGCTGATGCGGCGTGACGGGCAGATCCAGGCGGTCATGCAGGCGCTGAAGGATCTCGGCGTGCGGATCGCGGTGGACGACTTCGGCACGGGATTCTCCTCGCTGCGCTACCTCCGCGAGTTCCCCGTCGACGTACTCAAGATCGACAAGTCGTTCATCGACGACATCGCCGACGACGCCCGGCAGCTCGCCCTCGTCGAGGGGATCGTGCACCTCGCCGACACGATGGGCCTCCAGGTCATCGCCGAGGGGATCGAGAAGCCCGCGCAACGGGATCTGCTGGCCGGGATGGGCTGCGGGTTCGGGCAGGGCTATCTCTTCGCGCGGCCGCTGACGGCCGAGCAGGGGGAGCACCTCCTGCGCAGGCGCCGGGGGCTCGACGGTGTCGCCGCGGGCCTCGGAGCAGGTCGGGGCCGCCGGGCCCGTGCCGCTCCTGCCCCTGTCGTCGCCCCGCCCGCACCGACCCTCCCGGAGAGGGAGACCACCATGAGCGAACCGGACGCCGAACTCCTGGGAGTACGGCGCGATCCGCGCTGGGGCGATCTCGACGAACTGCGGCGCACCAGCCCGATGAGCGACTGCGTCCTGGACGAGGTCCGCGGCCGGCACATCCGCAGCGCGGACCACTGGCTCATCGACTTCGCCTCCTGCAACTACCTGGGCTTCGACTGCGACCCGGAGATCATCGACGCCATCGAACCCGCCGTACGCCGCTGGGGAACCCACCCCAGCTGGTCCCGGCTCCTGGGCAGCCCCCGGCTCTACCCCGAGATCGAGGAACGCCTCGCCGCGCTGCTCGGGGCGCCGGACACCCTGCTGCTCCCCACGGCCACGCTGATCCACGCCTCGGTCATCCCCGTCCTCGCCGCCGAGGGACACGTCTTCGTCGAGGCAGCGGCACACCGCACCGTGTACGACGGCTGTGTCTCGGCCCGCGGGCAGGGCGCGACGCTGCGGCGGTTCCACGCCGAGCGCCCCGACGAACTGGCCGACCTGCTGCGGGCGGTACCGAACGGTTCGCCCCGCCTGGTCTGCCTCGACGGCGTCAACAGCATGAGCGGGAACATCGCCGACGTGCCCGAACTCGCCGGTATCTGCCGGGACTTCGACGCCACGCTCTACATCGACGACACCCACGGGTTCGGCGTCATCGGGGAGCGCGGCGCCGACGAACCGTGCCCCTATGGATTTCGCGGCAACAGCGTCGTGCGGCACACGGGAGAGACGTACGACAACATCGTCCTCGTCGGCGGCTTCTCCAAGGCCTACTCGTCGCTCCTCGCGTTTCTCGCCCTGCCGCCCTGGCTCAAGGACCACCTGAAGGTCGCCGCCGCCCCCTATCTGTACTCCGGGCCCTCGCCCACGGCCTCGCTGGCGACCGCGCTCGCCGGTCTTGAGGTCAATGACCGGCGCGGCGACGCCATCCGTGCCGATCTGCACCGCAAGACCGTCCGGGTGCTCGACCACGTGGCCGGGCTCGGCCTGGGAACGCTCAACTCCGATCAGCTGCCGATCGTGGAGATCCCCCTGGTCAACGCGTCGGACCTGGACGCGGTGGCCGACTTCCTGTGGGAGCAGGGCATCTATGTGACCCTGGCGGCCTATCCGCTCGTGCCGCACGACCGCGTGGGTTTCCGCGTGCAGCTCACGGCCCTGAACTCCGACGACGACATCGACCGGCTCAACGCCGCCCTGACGCGCCTGTCCGAACGGTTCCCGCTGCGGCCGGGGAGCTGACCCGCCATGGCTCCGACCCGCAACGACGACGTCGACTGGGACAGCTGGCCCGTCCAGGACTATCTCGGCGAGAACTACCGCGAGCTGCATCCGTCCGACGCCGCGGTCATCGCCCACCACTCCGCGTTCTACCGGCAGTTCGTGCCGGGGAGCGCCGCACGCTCCCTCGAGTTCGGGGCCGGGCCGAACCTCTACCCGCTGATGCTCGCCGCCGCTGCGAGCCGCCGCATCGACGCCGTCGAGGCGAGCGCGGCGGGCGTCGCCTATCTGACCCGGCAGCTCGAACGGGCCCCCGACGACAGCTGGTTGCCCTTCCACGCGCTGTGCCGCCGCCTCAACCCCGATCTGCCGTCCACGCTTCCTGGGGCGCTCGCGGGCGTGCGCGTCGTCCACGGAGACATCCGGGCACTGCCGCCGGGTACGTACGACATCGCGTCGATGAACTTCGTCGCCGAGGGCGTCACGGAGGACTTCGCGGAGTTCACCGACTTCTGCCACCGCTTCATCCGCTCCGTCACCCCCGGCGGCCGTCTCGTCGCGGCGTTCATGGAGAACATGCCGACCTACCGCATCGGGCCCGCGTCGCGGTGGCCCGGCTGCCCGGTGGACCCGGCGGTCGTCACCGAGGTGTTCGCCCCGCTCACCGAGAGCCTCGTCGTCACCCGGATCGACGCCGACCCGACGCTGCCGGACTACGGCGACTCCGGGATGGTGCTGCTCACGGCAGCGAGGCCGGTATGACGGCGAGGCAGGCACGACAGGGCACTCTCAGGCGCCCGCCTCCTGCAGCGCGAACGCCGTCTCGACCAGGGCGATGTGGCTGAACGCCTGCGGTGCGTTGCCCAGTTGGCGGCGGCTGTCCGGGTCCCACTGTTCCGCAAGGAGGCCCACGTCGTTGCGTACGTCCAGGACGCGTTCGAAGGTCTCCCGCGCCTGCCGGAGCCGGCCGGTCGCCGCCAGCGCGTCGGCGTACCAGAGGGAGCACGCCACGAACGTGCCCTCGGAGCCACGCACACCGTCCACGCTGTGCGTGCCCCGGCCGTCGTGGGCGTACCTCCGCACGAATCCGTGGTGGTCCAGGGCCCGCATCGCCCGGACCGTGTCGCGCACGCGCGCGTCGTCGGCGGGCAGGAAGCCGACCTTGGGGATCAGCAGGGCCGACGCGTCCAGGGCGGACGATCCGTAGGACTGCACGAACGACCGCCGTCCGTCGTCCCACCCCTCGCGGCACACCTCCCGGTGCACCGCGTCCCGCATGGCGCGCCACTCCCCCGCGGATCCGTTCCTGCCGAGCATCTCGCCCATGCGCAGGGCGCGGTCGGCGGCGACCCACGCCATGACCTTGGAGTGGACGAACTGCTGCCCCGCGCCGCGGACTTCCCACAGCCCCTGGTCCGGTTCGCGCCAGTGGTCCCGCAGATGGCTCATCAGGGATTCGACCAGGCTCCACAGCCGGGGCTGCATCGGGATCCCCGCCCGCAGCGACAGATAGAGCGTGTCGAGAACCTCGCCGTAGACGTCCAACTGGAGCTGATGGGCCGCGGCGTTCCCGAACCGGACGGGCCGCGAACCCTCGTAGCCGGCCAGCCAGGGCGCCTCGGCCTCCGGCAGCAGCCGCTGCCCCTCCACTCCGTACACCGCCTGGAGACCGGCGGGGTCGCCCGCCACGGCACGCACAAGCCAGTCGAGCCAGGCCGTCGCCTCGTCGCGATAGCCGCTGCGCAGCAGGGCGGACAGGGTGAGCGTGGAATCGTGCAGCCAGCAGAAGCGGTGGTCCCAGTTGCGTTCGCCGCCGACGCACTCGGGGAGCGAGGTGGTCGGTGCGGCGACGACACCGCCCGTGGGCGCGTAGGTGAGGGCTTTCAGCGTGATCAGTGAGCGGGTGACGGCCTCGCGCCAGGGGCCCTGGTAGCGGCACTGGGCCGTCCAGTTCCGCCAGAAGTCGCCGGTGGCCTTCAGTGCCGTCTCCGCCGGGACCCTGAGGGGCTCGGGCGGTTCGGGCAGGTGCGAGGGCGCCCACACGAGTTGCAGCGCGAGGCGCTGGCCCGCCGAGACGGTGAAGTCCAGGACGGTGGAGTCGCGGATGCCGGGGTCAGTGGCGGTTTCGTGGGCCGTGGAGTCCGCGCCGGCCCGTATCTCCATGGGGCCGTCGGCGCTCAGCCAGAGGGAGTCAGGGCCGGCCACCGCGACCGTGCAGTGCTCCTGGGCCCGCACCCACGGCATGACTCGGCCCTGGTTGAAGCGCGGCCGCAGTTCGCTGCGCATGGCCACGGCGCCGGACAGGCCCTCGACGACGCGCACGATGCAGGGCAGCTCCGCGCGGGGAGGCATGAAGTCCGTGACGCGCACGGCACCGGTCGCGCACTCCCAGTGGGAATCCATGACCAGTGTGTCCTGGCGGTAGGCCCGCTGTGCGCAGGGGCCCGCGCCGACGGGGGAGATCCGCCAGAAGCCGTTGTCCGCCGTGCCGAGCAGCGCGGCGAAACAGGCCGGTGAGTCGAAGCGCGGCAGGCAGAGCCAGTCGATCGACCCGTCCCTGCCGAGCATGGCGGCGGTTTCCAGGTCGCTGATGAGGGCGTAGTCCTCGATGCGAGCGTTCATGATCGAGTCACGCCGTCGTGCACATTGCCGCCCTTCCATTGTACGGCGGGCACGGCCATCGGGCCTGGGCTCAGGCCCCCGCCCGGGGCACCACGAGACCCGACTCGTACGCGGCGACCACCGCCTGGGTGCGGTCGCGCAGGCCGAGTTTGCCGAGCACCCGGCTCACATGGGTCTTCACGGTCTCCTCGCTGACGTGCAGCCGCCCGGCGATCTCCGGATTGGACAGGCCCTCCGCGATCAGCCGCAGCACCTCGGTCTCGCGCGGCGTGAGGGCGTCGACGCGGGCCGTGGGTCCGGCGGGCGGTCCGGGCCTGAGGCGGGCGAACTCCGCGATGAGGCGCCGGGTCACGGTGGGGGCGAGCAGCCCCTCGCCCGCGGCCACCACCCGCACCGCGTCGAAGAGGCGCTCCGCCGTGACGTCCTTGAGCAGGAACCCGGCGGCGCCCGCGCTCAGCGCGTCGTACACGTGCTCGTCCAGGTCGAAGGTGGTGAGGATCAGCACGCGCGTGCCGGTCCCGGCGAGGCGTCCGGTCGCCTCGATGCCGTCCATCACCGGCATGCGGACGTCCATCAGGACCAGGTCGGGCCGCAGCTGCCGGCAGAGTTCGACCGCCCGCGCGCCGTCGGCCGCCGTGCCGACGACCGTGAAGTCGGGCTGTGTGGCGAGGAGTCCGGCGTATCCGGCGCGTACGACCTCGTGGTCGTCGGCGATGACGAGGCGCAGGGCGGGGGCGCCGGGACTGCCTGGGGTGCTCATGCGGCATGCTCCCTCATCGGCGCGGGGAACGTCGCCTCGATGAGGAATCCGCCGCGCCGCGCGGGGCCCGCGCGCAGCTCGCCGCCGACCATCGCGGCGCGCTCCCGCATGCCGACGAGGCCGTGCCCTTCGCCGAGGCCGTCCGAGGTGTGCGGGCTTGGCCCGTTGTCGCGTACGCGCAGGCGCAACCCGCCCTGGGTGTAGCGGAGTTCGACGTCCACGGCGGCGCCGGGCGCGTGCCGCCGGGTGTTGGTGAGGGCCTCCTGGACGATGCGGTACGCGGTGAGTTCGAGACCGGGATCCAGCGGGCGCACCGGGCCCTCGACGATGAGGCGCACGGCGGCGGCCGAGGCGTCGCGGGCCTCGTCGACGAGTTCGCCGAGCTGTCGGAGCCCCGGCTGGGGGCGGCGGTCCGGCGCGGCGCCCCCCGCGTCCTCGCGCAGCACGCCGAGCAGCCTGCGCATCTCGGTGAGCGCCGTGCGGGCGGTGTCGCCGATGGCCAGGAAACGTTCGGCGCCGACGGCGGGCAGGCCCGGCGTGGTCAGCCTGGCGGTCTCGGCCTGCACCGCGATCATGGAGATGTGATGGGCGACGACATCGTGCAACTCCCGGGCGATCCTGGCCCGTTCACCCCGAGCGACGTGCTCCAGCAAAGTGTCCGCGATGGCCTGCTCGGCCGCGGTGTTCACGAGGGCGGTGTCGCGCGCGCTCCGGGCGAGACCGGTCCCTGCGGCGACGGCGGCGCACACCGCGGTGAGGACGGCGAGGAACCGGTCCCCCGCCCCGGAGCCGGCGGGCACGGTGACCGCGTAGGCGATGAAGGGCAGGGGAAGGAGGGCGGCAAGGTACCTCAGGCCCCGGCGTCCGGCCTGATGGAGCGAGACGAGCAGCGCGCACAGACCGGCGCCGGTCAGCACGTGGAACGGCGCGAGGGACAGCATCCCCGCCGCACCGGCGAGCACGACAGCGGCGGCGAGGAAACCGCGGGCGGGTCGTGGGGTGGACAGGCGCGGGGTGAGGCGGCGCGCGGTGAGCGGGCGTAGGCCCAAGGTCGACGCCACGTTGCTGCCCGCCAGGACCGCGACCGGCGTCGTCGTTCCCAGTGCGAGTGACAGTGCCAGCGGCAGCGGGACATCGCCGTCCGCGCGCACCAGTACCTCGATCACGGCGCCTAGTGCCAGCACCGCCGCGGCAACGCCCGCCCCGGAAGATTTCACCCTCACACGTGTCATTGTCACCGGCTGGGGCCCCGTCGGAGTCCCTCACGTGAGGGATACGAAGACTGCTCCACGGCGTGACGACCCGCGGCCACGGCGTCTCTAGCCTCGCTTCCCATGGATGGCATAACAGCAACACCCGACGGTGGCGAAGCAACCATCGAAGTGCGCGGGCTGCGCAAGCGGTTCGGCTCCGTCACCGCGGTGGACGGTCTCACGTTCACTGTCGCACCCGGGCAGGTCACGGGGTTCGTCGGCCCCAACGGCGCGGGCAAGTCGACGACCATGCGCATCGTCCTCGGCCTGGACTCCGCCGACGAGGGCACCGCCCTCATCGGCGGCCGTCCCTACCGGGCACTGCGCACGCCCCTCCTTGAAGTGGGCTCGCTGCTCGACGCGGCCGCCGTGCATCCCAGCCGCCGGGGGCGCGATCACCTTCTGTGGATGGCGCATTCGCACCGCCTTCCCGTGCGGCGCGTCGACGAAGTCCTGGAGCTCGTCGGGCTCGGGCAAGCCGCGCGGCGCAGAGCAGGGGGGTACTCGCTCGGCATGCGGCAGCGCCTCGGCATCGCGGCGGCGCTGCTCGGTGATCCGCCCGTGCTGCTCTTCGACGAACCCGTCAACGGACTCGACCCGGAGGGCATCCGGTGGATCCGCGGCTTCCTGAAGTCCCTGGCCGCCGAGGGGCGGGCCGTACTCGTGTCCAGTCACCTGATGAGTGAACTGGAGGACACCGCGGACCACTTGGTGGTGGTCGGCCGCGGGCGCGTCATCGCCGACACGAGCGTACGAGAGCTGCTCGCCGCCGCGTCGGGCGACCGCGTCGAGGTGCGGACGGCCGACCGGACGGCGGCGATGACCGTCCTGGCGGGCGGGGGCGCGAGCGTCGCGGCGACCGGACGCGACACCCTCGCCGTCTCCGGTCTCGCGGCCGAACGGGTCGTGGAACTGCTCGGCGGCGCCGGTGTCTCCTTCTCCGGGGTCTCCGCGCACCGGGCCACGCTCGAAGAGGCGTACATGGAACTGACCAGGAACGACGTGGAGTTCGCTGCAGAGCACCCCGTCGAGGGGAGCACGCGATGACCACCACCGAGACGCCACCTCGCGGGCCGAGCACGGTCGTGGTCGGCCGCGACGGCTTCCCGCAGCTCCTCCGCGCCGAGTGGACCAAGCTGCGTACGGTGCGCCGCTGGGCCCTCACTCTGCTGGCCGCGGTCCTGGTGACCGTACTGATCTCCCTGTTCTCCGCGGCCAGTTCGAGCGTCGACATCGCGGGCGGCGGCTCGACCGCGCCCACCGGCCCCGGCGGGCAGTCCATCCGTGACGACTTCACCTTCGTGCACCGCACGCTCCCCGCCGACGGCAGCATCACCGCGCGGGTGGCGGGACCGGAGGGCGTGAGCCCCGACCGGGCGCCCGAGTGGGCCAAGGCCGGGGTGCTCGTCAAGGAGAACACCGAGAGCGGTTCCGACTACGCCGCCCTGATGGTCACCCCCGGGCACGGGGTGCGGTTCCAGAGCCACTTCACCGGCGATGTCGCGGGCGGAGCCGCGTCCGCCGACAAGCCGCACCGGCTGCGGCTGACCCGGTCGGGCGCCACCGTCACGGCGTACGTGCCGGCCGACAGCGGCGGTTGGAGGAAGGTCGGCACGGCCGAACTCGACAACGCTACGGGCGCGGTCACCGTCGGGCTCTTCGTGGCGTCGCCCAACGTGCAGTCCATGAACCGCGAGT from Streptomyces sp. BA2 encodes:
- a CDS encoding response regulator codes for the protein MSTPGSPGAPALRLVIADDHEVVRAGYAGLLATQPDFTVVGTAADGARAVELCRQLRPDLVLMDVRMPVMDGIEATGRLAGTGTRVLILTTFDLDEHVYDALSAGAAGFLLKDVTAERLFDAVRVVAAGEGLLAPTVTRRLIAEFARLRPGPPAGPTARVDALTPRETEVLRLIAEGLSNPEIAGRLHVSEETVKTHVSRVLGKLGLRDRTQAVVAAYESGLVVPRAGA
- a CDS encoding ABC transporter ATP-binding protein, whose product is MDGITATPDGGEATIEVRGLRKRFGSVTAVDGLTFTVAPGQVTGFVGPNGAGKSTTMRIVLGLDSADEGTALIGGRPYRALRTPLLEVGSLLDAAAVHPSRRGRDHLLWMAHSHRLPVRRVDEVLELVGLGQAARRRAGGYSLGMRQRLGIAAALLGDPPVLLFDEPVNGLDPEGIRWIRGFLKSLAAEGRAVLVSSHLMSELEDTADHLVVVGRGRVIADTSVRELLAAASGDRVEVRTADRTAAMTVLAGGGASVAATGRDTLAVSGLAAERVVELLGGAGVSFSGVSAHRATLEEAYMELTRNDVEFAAEHPVEGSTR
- a CDS encoding sensor histidine kinase; amino-acid sequence: MTRVRVKSSGAGVAAAVLALGAVIEVLVRADGDVPLPLALSLALGTTTPVAVLAGSNVASTLGLRPLTARRLTPRLSTPRPARGFLAAAVVLAGAAGMLSLAPFHVLTGAGLCALLVSLHQAGRRGLRYLAALLPLPFIAYAVTVPAGSGAGDRFLAVLTAVCAAVAAGTGLARSARDTALVNTAAEQAIADTLLEHVARGERARIARELHDVVAHHISMIAVQAETARLTTPGLPAVGAERFLAIGDTARTALTEMRRLLGVLREDAGGAAPDRRPQPGLRQLGELVDEARDASAAAVRLIVEGPVRPLDPGLELTAYRIVQEALTNTRRHAPGAAVDVELRYTQGGLRLRVRDNGPSPHTSDGLGEGHGLVGMRERAAMVGGELRAGPARRGGFLIEATFPAPMREHAA
- a CDS encoding glycoside hydrolase family 15 protein translates to MNARIEDYALISDLETAAMLGRDGSIDWLCLPRFDSPACFAALLGTADNGFWRISPVGAGPCAQRAYRQDTLVMDSHWECATGAVRVTDFMPPRAELPCIVRVVEGLSGAVAMRSELRPRFNQGRVMPWVRAQEHCTVAVAGPDSLWLSADGPMEIRAGADSTAHETATDPGIRDSTVLDFTVSAGQRLALQLVWAPSHLPEPPEPLRVPAETALKATGDFWRNWTAQCRYQGPWREAVTRSLITLKALTYAPTGGVVAAPTTSLPECVGGERNWDHRFCWLHDSTLTLSALLRSGYRDEATAWLDWLVRAVAGDPAGLQAVYGVEGQRLLPEAEAPWLAGYEGSRPVRFGNAAAHQLQLDVYGEVLDTLYLSLRAGIPMQPRLWSLVESLMSHLRDHWREPDQGLWEVRGAGQQFVHSKVMAWVAADRALRMGEMLGRNGSAGEWRAMRDAVHREVCREGWDDGRRSFVQSYGSSALDASALLIPKVGFLPADDARVRDTVRAMRALDHHGFVRRYAHDGRGTHSVDGVRGSEGTFVACSLWYADALAATGRLRQARETFERVLDVRNDVGLLAEQWDPDSRRQLGNAPQAFSHIALVETAFALQEAGA